TGAACATTAATGTGAACAGTAATAAAATCAGTTTGAATTAGAAGTCCTCATAAAGAATAGCATGGTGTTaaaggtttaaaataaatatctgatCAAAGGATCGAAGCAGTGATGGGAGACATATTCAGATCCTTTACTTAAATAGACATAGtaatactgtaatttaaacGTAAAACAATGTGACTTTTATATAGGTGAAAGTACAGAGGTGTTACCTGCTAAAGTATCAAACCTCTGATCGTCAGTGTTAGTATTATCATGTTGGATTGTTACGATGCAGTAACATGTCTGCAGCAGTAGTCTACATGGTTGTAGAGCTCATTTTCTTTCTATGGGCGTGTTGTGTAATGCAACTTTCAaagcatgaaaatgtaattaaatttaaatattatattcaattaaaggtaaataaaaatatgatattGAATTGAAATGGATGAAGAGTTCATAGACAAAGGTTTAGGTGTAAAAAAGATTGATTTTAAAGAGAGAGTTAAAGAAATTAGAGCTTGAACTTGACAGAAGAATATAACCaacctgagtgtgtgtctgaacaAAGACTGTTTGCTCCTCAGGGAGAGAAGAAACCTTTCAGTCGGGTGATTGATGTCAGTTCATGCGATCCCCACAGGGCAGGGATGGCACCCATCTCGTTTGTTCGTCAGGTTCGTATTGTACCTTCGTGTCAGCTCTGCTGTGTCCCCTGTGATCAGTCTGACAGCTACAAACGGAGCCTGTCTGCTCCTGTCATTCTGTGGTTCTGTTCTCAGGTCTTGGCCGTGTGTCTGTATCCTGAGCTCCTTGAGGAACCGAGCCTTCCTCAGGACGTCAGGCAGAGGGCGCAGAAGCTTCTGGAGGCCTGCAGCGGAGGGAGCGTAGGTGAGAATGATGAATATGAATTCATCTGCACAGATTTGTCCCAGAATAATGAAAAGAAGTCTGATGTATCTACTGTGTCGATGACAGGTTCATACTCTGTGACTGCCTGTGGTTTACCACTTGTTCAGAAGAGAGTGGCTGAGTTTATAACAAGACGAGATGATGGAGTGAGTTCAGATCCAGAAGACATCATCGTCACTGCTGGTTCTCAGGAGTCTTTATGGGTATGATGTGAGACAGGTTGAGACTAGAACTAATAGAATTGGAAGCAGGCGTACTGGCTTTGTACAAACACTGGATCTGCAGACAGTGAGTAAGAGGTTGGGAAGAGAAGTCCAGACCTgacacagagaagcagctttaacaattttaaacacaaacatttaataaaacaaacttaaaaacaataatgttaTCCTCCTTTGTTTGTGTTAAGATGGTTTTGCACCTGATGGACAGCGGGGAGGGCGACACTCAGACGGGTGTGTTGACCCCCATGCCCTGCCCTCACACCCTGCCCATGCTGCTGGATGACGCCGGGATGAAGCTGCTGCCGTACCAGCTGTCAGAGAAGCGAGGCTGGGCGTTAGACCTGGACGAGCTGCACCGAGCTGTGAAGGCCGCTAGAACAGGGTGTCAACCCAGAGTCATTTACATCAGCAACCCTGGAAACCCCACAGGTAAACAACCCTCAGAGGCCATATGAAGTACGTCTTCCTATTCAATCTGTGACACTAACTAGTATTTTTCCTGCCAGGCCACGTGCAAGACAGAGCTACTGTAGAGAAAGTGATTCactttgcagcagcagagcgCCTCGTCCTGTTAGTTGAAGAGGTGATGTCCTGTTATAagatcaaacaaacatttaaagaactTTATTCTCATCCGTTTTTCAGTCTTACACAACCTTCCTGTATGTTTTTGCACGCTCAAGGTGTACCAGGACAGTGTGTACGGACAGGACACAGAGTTTATTTCCTATAAGAAAGTCCTTTTTGACATGGGACCAGAATACTCAGAGACCGTGGAGCTGATCTCCTTCCACTCGATATCTGCTGCCATCATGGGAGAGTGAGTTTTATCTTCATACATACATCTTTGTTTATCCCAGCTCAGCTCTGCTGTATTTCACTTTGTGATGCAGCTTGTTAGGGTACAGTGACTTGTATATTGTCGTTTATATCTATTCTTTCTCTTACATGATAATGTTTTTGAAGGTTTTCTTTGAGAAGCTGAGCTGATACTTAATATTGAAATCGCAGTTGATGGATGATACTTGAAGTTGTTTGGTTGAAGGTTTGCTCtagttaaggttaggaaaggatTTTAACTTTGGTCCTTCATCAAAACCTCAACGAGGTGATGA
This genomic window from Anabas testudineus chromosome 4, fAnaTes1.2, whole genome shotgun sequence contains:
- the LOC113152751 gene encoding alanine aminotransferase 2-like gives rise to the protein MTTAWEVNSRVRGIRASRNLKSLAESITKQITQGEKKPFSRVIDVSSCDPHRAGMAPISFVRQVLAVCLYPELLEEPSLPQDVRQRAQKLLEACSGGSVGSYSVTACGLPLVQKRVAEFITRRDDGVSSDPEDIIVTAGSQESLWMVLHLMDSGEGDTQTGVLTPMPCPHTLPMLLDDAGMKLLPYQLSEKRGWALDLDELHRAVKAARTGCQPRVIYISNPGNPTGHVQDRATVEKVIHFAAAERLVLLVEEVYQDSVYGQDTEFISYKKVLFDMGPEYSETVELISFHSISAAIMGECGLRGGYMEVINMDPDVSHYLKTMQYCPPVLSQLALDVMVDPPTPGDCSYKTFAQETLLLQKTLSQNAQRACDFLDDLPGMSCRPAVAGVFLYPRVRFPQQLMDEAETLGVEADVFYCQRLLEEEGVCLGAGCENGQNDENYHIRLSVLAPPAALDQVLACLRTFHLRLLDTFP